ATTGTTTACCGTTGGTGCTATTGGTTGTGGAAAGCAAGGTGTTCCTGGGGTTAGTCCATTTGATACCtatacaatgagataaaataaaataaaataattattaaaatcgaCACTTTTAATTAGGTGGATGGGAAAATGGTGATTAGAGCTTACACGTTGGTGGTGATGATGCCAAAACGAGGGATTAGCTGGTGGAGGTCCCCATGTAGACTGTGGTGGCTGCGGTGGTTGGGATGTTGTGTGAGCTGGATGTTTAGTCCATAAGTGCACGAGGGATTGATCCAAGGTGGGATGACCCCATACATGCAAAGGCCTAAAGTGGTGGTGGTGCATGGGTGACATCGGCGGGAAACCCATAGTAGGTGCAAGCCAAGGACTTATATCTCTCTTGCCGCCACCAGCGGGGGTGGCAGCACCACCGTACATTTGTCTCCTCTGGGTCCAATTTGCGGCCTCCGCCTCACGGGCTAGCAAATGCTTCCGATGAGATCTATATTTCTGCACAACAAGACATAAAAAggttttacataaaataaataattcattgaAATACTACTTTCTTTTTCTGAAACTTTTAATCAATCCTATGCATATCTCGAAACAGATTCTGCAGAAAAAGTAAACATAATAATTCCAACCTTCAAAAGGTAAGAAACAAACTACAATACTATATATCGAGAGATTCAACAGGtactaaaggcatgaaatatgaATAAGtaggaaaaaataaagaatatttggAAGTGAAAGTACTTGAAGATGACTGGCAATGTTATGGCGAGTGAGACAATCGATTCCCATAAGCTctaaaattcttgaaggcaCCGCCTTATCCACCCCGAGCTGCTCCACTGCTTGAACGAACCTCCTGTGCAACTCTGGCGTCCAATCCACCTTCTTCACATAATTCAACACATCATTAAACTAATCAAAACAGTACTTTATCCTATCCAGATctctgaagaaaaaaaaacaactaatgTAAATAGCTTTTCAGAGGGCCCCTCTCACTCTTCTCTTGTTTACAATTCACCTACTTCCATGATTCTCGTGACATCTTCACCTTCCCTGGAACCATGTTCTGGTCCATACTTGTGAAAGCAAGAGACCAGTTTCTAGGTTCAATCTTAAGacaattaaaacctaattactCGAGTATGCTTATGCTAGTACTACTTTCAAGTACTTACGGTAAATTTTCATTACCTTCGTTTTTCGCTTGCCTTGATTGTTATTCTTTGCTTGTGCTGCTGACGATTTTCTTCCCTTAACAGCATATTTAGAAGGCGTTTTATCAACTGCATTAGGTTCCTCTCTTTTGCTGAAAATCTCCTCGCCTTTGCTTGAGCTCGAACCTGACCCCGAACCCgaaattttatcttcttcttcctcctcctctttCCTTTGGCTACTATCCTCGTCAGTTTTTTCTACTGAAGTGTTCATTGATTCCTCAACATCACATCTACTGGTGGGTAAATCTGCAAGAATTTCAGGGTCCATCTCCAAATCCGGTAACATATCGCCTTCATCGATGCCGATAAAAAGATCATCGAAATCAATACTCTCAAGTAAATTCCCCTCGGCGAAGTCTGGGAACTCTTCAGAGCTAATAATACTGAAACTCTCCATCTTTCCTTTGTTCTCGTCATTCCTTGTGTTCCTCAAAGGTGACACAGCTAGCATTAATACAGTTCACTCTTTTTTTCTCCTCCCCCTCaaagatgaagaaaagaaaaaagagactTAAATCCAAAAGTTACGTTGATATCCGTTATGCAGATATATAGTATAGCATGGAAACTGATACAGGCTAAGGGGACAATGGATACGCTTAATGAAATTGGTGGGGTTTTGTAGTTGCTGCTTGCTTACACAGAAAATCTGAAAATGGAGTGTGGAAAAGATTGGATCTACACCACAACTTGGGTTGAGATCTCtggggtgtttttttttttgcttgtttttacGTTTTTTGTTTCGTATGTATACGCACTAGTTGCAAGGCAATTAATTTCGGCtttccttttttgttctttaaaaaaataaaaatggctgAAATTCTTTAAATTTGTGGATGGccttttttaagaaatttgtgAAGTTTTTGCAGAAACTGAATCTCGTGCTGGTGAGCtgttatttaaattcatttatgttGTATAAGAAAAAAGTTTGCTtcaagaaagagagagaaaagggGGAGAAATTGATGTCACAGTGGAAACGGATTGAGATATGCATGAAAAGAAAGGGATGGATGGGTTTGATGacattttcatttcttcaaatattataaatttttgttaagaatttgaaaattttaatccagttctaaaaaatagtaaataaatttgTTCCGTTAATTTCAATTATCAATCATTATTATAGTATTGTTgtagatttaatttatattcttcAACTAGATTTTTCTAAGGCAGgtacttttgaattttgaaattctaaTCTTCATGCAAAATGACAATCATTAATctattttcttgagttttagtgaaaaatatgtaaaaaaaatttgtcatGGCATTGCACATATGATAACATATTTGTCacattatattttagaaataaaaaattatatgaatttaatagttattatttagtgaagactaaaattttaaaatttaaaaaatatacagactaaaaatgaccaaattacagTGATTGAACTTTGCACCATTACCcgttttgatatttaaaagctAACGCAGTTAAAAATTGACCAATCAGAATGAGCCGAGTCATGATGACATGGTAGGTTGATTGATAATATGGCACATTGACCAAGTTAATCAATGTTGACCAACTGTTGACTAATGTTGGCCTGCATTGACtagtaaaaaaattcattaaaagttattttaaaagaagtgtaaaacattatttaaaaatgaaaaagaacttttaaaattataaaaaaattagttaaaagttttaaattttatttaaaatataaaattattaaaatttgttaaaaatataagcattgtaactttttaaaaatgtataaaattgtgaaagccaataaaaattaaaaaatggttaaaattttcGAAGAGTTTAAAATtctgaaaatcataaaattttaaaaattgtaaaaattataataatctttaaaatttatcttagaACAATCTTCTAATATTTAAATCCAATGGATGTTTTCTAATTCAAAGTTCAGTTCATTTGTCAATTTTTCCGAGCattatattgaaaaattttcaattagacAACCCAGGTTTAATCAACTAAATAATGCATGAATTCTGTGGGCATAGAGATGAATCTTCAATCTCTTTAGCTGAACAATATTGCGCtctttattataatattttttttgcaatttttacattttaatcattttaaaaatcttttgatgaatttcacaaattttaatatttttattacttttacattttaaaaattgcaatgtttataatatttaacaaacgtttaagaatttttacaaatttttcaatattttaaattatttttaattttttaaatagattttaaatttttgaattttttaaatagattttaaattttttgaatattttttactagttttataattttgagtaatattttcaagttttttatttttaattttttttacaaattataaatcatttttaataattttttttaccaaaaaacaTCGATGGATCAATGCTGGTCAACTTGATGAACATGTCACATCACCAATCGACGTGTCATGTAATTGGCCAACTTTTTATTAACGTTGATAGTTTTTAGGTACCAAAACATGTAACAATGCATAGTTTACATACTAAATATAGTTAACAATGAacatataaaagaaagaaaaaagttaaagTGCGAAagtgagaaaataaatatagttgAGGGGATAATTGTAAATCTAAAACACCGATACCATGTGTGCTAAAccaacttattattattataagttcGAGGTCTCTATTTGATGATGCAAACGTTTAATCATAACAGTGTATTTTTGACATTGTAACTTCTAATCATGCATTGAAATTAACAGTGGACCAAGGAAATACCAATGTCacaattgataaattaaataaaaaataacaacaagAACTCTAAAACCTATAAAGAAATATGGGATTTACTTACTGTGAGATAGCAAGAAAAATAATGACTAcaatttccaatttttttataatttttataatattttacaatttttaaaattttatatttttaaaagttttaatttttttataatttaaaaaactatgTGTAACATCCCATACTCGACCTTGTCTCCAAGTCTAAGCTACGGGATGCCACATTCATTACTGGAGCAACTacgataaattatatacataaaataaccattttacATGCAGATAAATATATTACACGCTCATAATATGATTCATAATCATATTcgggtcttatacgagcttatcAAAGCTCTTTTGGTGACTCAGGGTTGAATAATGACCATATTGTAAAGTTTGCAAAATATCGAGTTGACATCGCAATTACGAGAGTTCCTCGTTGCGACGCAAATCACTGGCGACTTCTCGTCACGGCGTTGAGTTGCGACGATAAGAACTCGACGTCGCAACATGATTGTCTGTTtctaaaagtttctaaaatGCCATATTCATATGCTCAATTCTAACCATAAAAAAACACTTAACATATGCATTATTCAAAATGTCATTGAATACATTGATATCTATGATAATTTCCACCATTTGAACATTTGGTACCAAGCCATTCCATTTAACATAGCATAATATGATCATTTCAATTTCAACCATCTTAAACATGACATTTACAATACCATTTGACCATATCAAGTTAACCATTTCTACTTAAGTATGAACCTATACGTTTATGATATACAAAACAACTCAaatctaggtacatgccatatgATAAAACGAAAGGGACAATACAAACACTGCTAAGTTGAAGATCGCTAGCTGGATGCTGAATTACGTCTCAGAACTTCGAGATCCACCTAAGCCTGCGCACGGAATAAACAAATTGTACGTTGAGCCGTAAAGCTTAGTGATACTTCCATGATTTAAGTCAATATATTACAAGCATTaatcaaatgcatataatcaatttaagTTTAATGCTTATCTAATTTACATACCATTTATACCAATAGATACTGTTTACTTATGACATGAACATGTATAGTAGATTTATACATCAATTCACTAGCATTTGTATTTATACTTATCATATCATACTAATAAATATTAGAGTTCTACTTTCCTTTATTGTATCATACCAAAATGAAGCATCATCTTAGTATTCTATTTCAATACTTTCGAGCTTAATGGCTCGTTCAACTCAAATCGACCTTCATGGCTCATTTTTAGTCAATTCACATGGTCTTTCACATGCTGTCATGTATCACATTTCATATGTATTCAAGTATACCAAATCCaatcacatttcatttcaattaccATATAGccaattcatgtttttataacCCTATTAACCCGGCATGGACTTAGAATAGATACACGAATCTATCCTCTATCACCCCAAGTTGTCCGATGACGATAACTTTGAAACATTTATATACTACCACCCTAGGTTGCCCAACAATGATGGTTTTcacaatttgtttattttgtcaCCCCGAGTTGCCCGAAAATGATGACTCTATATGTACATTCCACCACCCCGGGTTGCCCGACAACGATGGTTTCTAATCAATATCCTAACCCTATGGCATGCCGACTATATCCAACCTTATCTGAACAACTAATAAGGTAATCAAAGTTCCAATTACATTATATGGTTCAATTCATATTCCATCATTCTCAATTCTCAATTTCATCTTATCATATAACATGTTTCAAgccattttcaatttatatattaggCTTCAAATGAATCATtccattttctattttattcaattcagtccactAGCTCGatattcaatatcaatcacAACAATTTAATTTGTACAATCATTATATACCCACATCGATATTTAATCATGTAATTAACATgaatatgaaaacaattaaattgatctcaaatcataaaagtacaaaccaAGATTGCGCGTCACTTGTCGAAACTCTCgctttttctttccctctcaACGGCTTAGTATCGACTTTAGCTACAAATgataattcaacaaataaataatatcaaattttatccaattcacattcaaatataaatccaatcatatttttttattttattcaatttagcccctaaactcGAGATTTGTATATCTTTTGATATATAGCttcgaattaaaaaaaattcacattcTTTAATTAATGACCCTATACTTTCTATTCCTAGCATAATTTCATAATAGGTtttcactttattcaatttggtatctAATATAACAAAGTTAACAACCAAGTTTATAaggctttacaatttagtccttttcataatcTATGTTTAATTTCTATCAACTTCAAACCTAAATcatcaatttctcatcaatgaaaacttgctaaaattttaacaatattaatatccaatgatcataaatctataaaaaataaaaaaaatggccaAGGGACttacttgaaattttagtcgAATGCACAAGGGCTTTTGGAagctttcttttctcttttggcTATGGTCGACGGTGATGGAGGATGAAGTTGATGGTTTCATCTTTTCTGTTTTGGATATGGCCGTCTAACTCATatgactgagacacacgcccgtgtctcaagttGTGTGACTTTCGAaaaagggacacacggtcgtgccccagcccatgtccatgtaactctctgacttgggtcacatggccaagctatacgcccatgtgccaggccgtgtgattgGCTATGTAACTgcttgacttgcaaccctttaaaACTTACAAGGGATACATGACCATGTCACATGATTGTgcgtcacacacgactgagacacacgcccgtgccttaggtcgtgtggacaagaaaatggccaaaatcaagccattccTTTCACCATTCTCAAGCATAAGCCTAAATACACTTGAACACATGACCAAGGCTTCAAAACATGCTTAAAACCTGCATGAAATGACTCATACAATAGGCTAATaaatcatacaaccaatatgtcatataggcacctcaaacatatacattaaacatacctaaacatgtgcATACTTAACCATTCATTAACTAACTTATttccatatcaaaacatatcacaaTTAACACCTTTCAACCATACCGTTCTAAATTCAATACCATATCTTAGCTATACTATAATCAATTCATAGCATACTAATTTGGTTATCTTAACATGCATCAAATAGTTacttaatacatatatttaagatatcaaaagtaccaaaaaaaTATCATCTAAACAACTTATACAACCAAGTTCATACTTAACTATTCACATACCCAAAACATGGATATCAACATTCaaacctattacatgccatacaATCTGGAATAAACGTTCCAGAAACTACCGAATTATGCTAGATAGTGTGCCTCGAGAGCCGATCCCATCGTCTAACCTTCCGAGTATCTACAAAAACAAAGATTTACACAAGTAAGCTTgaagaagcttagtaagtttgacaTACTAAAACAATACATCTTTCCAAAGTAAATACaacaattcaaacaataacaattcaACCATGAAGGTTCCCTGTCATCCACAATCTCAACCGATAAATCACATACGtttaatttaatactcaaaTGAATAGCAAATCCATCAAATTCATTAACAGTTTACCTTACCGAGATTTTAATTCAAAGAACGACTTACGAATAAGAGTACATCATCAGTCCAACCATAATACGCCAATGCTCATAAGAGGTAATCCAACCATAACACgccaatgctcataagagctaatccaatcGTAACAcaccaatgctcataagagctaatccaaccaaaATACgccaatgctcataagagctaatccaaccgaaacacgccaaacaaagagtataacacgagagttcgcaacaaatgctgaacctcaaTTTACTCAAGAACTAAATATATACATCCTTCCAAACCATCTCCTCTCCAATTCCCTACAACATACCATATCACCTTTGTACTCTATCTCGCTTTTAATCCAATCCgagcatcaaattcaataacatatatcaaataataattcattatcaacaattgaatatatatatatatatcttacaACATGTTATACtattcaaaaattcatttagatattaaattttaattgtacgaacttacctggattgaattgtaatagTTACAGAAGTTTAGAAactattccgctatttttccttttccacgagtatctacgggatcttgatctaaaatgtaaaattcctCAATTATTagcatacatttcatattccaatccattttacaattaatacccttttattattcaaatttacaGAATA
The sequence above is a segment of the Gossypium raimondii isolate GPD5lz chromosome 4, ASM2569854v1, whole genome shotgun sequence genome. Coding sequences within it:
- the LOC105780790 gene encoding transcription activator GLK1 isoform X2, whose product is MLAVSPLRNTRNDENKGKMESFSIISSEEFPDFAEGNLLESIDFDDLFIGIDEGDMLPDLEMDPEILADLPTSRCDVEESMNTSVEKTDEDSSQRKEEEEEEDKISGSGSGSSSSKGEEIFSKREEPNAVDKTPSKYAVKGRKSSAAQAKNNNQGKRKTKVDWTPELHRRFVQAVEQLGVDKAVPSRILELMGIDCLTRHNIASHLQKYRSHRKHLLAREAEAANWTQRRQMYGGAATPAGGGKRDISPWLAPTMGFPPMSPMHHHHFRPLHVWGHPTLDQSLVHLWTKHPAHTTSQPPQPPQSTWGPPPANPSFWHHHHQRVSNGLTPGTPCFPQPIAPTVNNHSSFGSILPVCISTRFRAAPVPGIPPHHHGTGGQSGPHPLIDFHPSKESIDAAIGDVLTKPWLPLPLGLKPPSTDSVLGELQRQGVPKIPPSCA
- the LOC105780790 gene encoding transcription activator GLK1 isoform X1 produces the protein MLAVSPLRNTRNDENKGKMESFSIISSEEFPDFAEGNLLESIDFDDLFIGIDEGDMLPDLEMDPEILADLPTSRCDVEESMNTSVEKTDEDSSQRKEEEEEEDKISGSGSGSSSSKGEEIFSKREEPNAVDKTPSKYAVKGRKSSAAQAKNNNQGKRKTKKVDWTPELHRRFVQAVEQLGVDKAVPSRILELMGIDCLTRHNIASHLQKYRSHRKHLLAREAEAANWTQRRQMYGGAATPAGGGKRDISPWLAPTMGFPPMSPMHHHHFRPLHVWGHPTLDQSLVHLWTKHPAHTTSQPPQPPQSTWGPPPANPSFWHHHHQRVSNGLTPGTPCFPQPIAPTVNNHSSFGSILPVCISTRFRAAPVPGIPPHHHGTGGQSGPHPLIDFHPSKESIDAAIGDVLTKPWLPLPLGLKPPSTDSVLGELQRQGVPKIPPSCA
- the LOC105780790 gene encoding transcription activator GLK1 isoform X4, which produces MLAVSPLRNTRNDENKGKMESFSIISSEEFPDFAEGNLLESIDFDDLFIGIDEGDMLPDLEMDPEILADLPTSRCDVEESMNTSVEKTDEDSSQRKEEEEEEDKISGSGSGSSSSKGEEIFSKREEPNAVDKTPSKYAVKGRKSSAAQAKNNNQGKRKTKVDWTPELHRRFVQAVEQLGVDKAVPSRILELMGIDCLTRHNIASHLQKYRSHRKHLLAREAEAANWTQRRQMYGGAATPAGGGKRDISPWLAPTMGFPPMSPMHHHHFRPLHVWGHPTLDQSLVHLWTKHPAHTTSQPPQPPQSTWGPPPANPSFWHHHHQRVSNGLTPGTPCFPQPIAPTRFRAAPVPGIPPHHHGTGGQSGPHPLIDFHPSKESIDAAIGDVLTKPWLPLPLGLKPPSTDSVLGELQRQGVPKIPPSCA
- the LOC105780790 gene encoding transcription activator GLK1 isoform X3; translated protein: MLAVSPLRNTRNDENKGKMESFSIISSEEFPDFAEGNLLESIDFDDLFIGIDEGDMLPDLEMDPEILADLPTSRCDVEESMNTSVEKTDEDSSQRKEEEEEEDKISGSGSGSSSSKGEEIFSKREEPNAVDKTPSKYAVKGRKSSAAQAKNNNQGKRKTKKVDWTPELHRRFVQAVEQLGVDKAVPSRILELMGIDCLTRHNIASHLQKYRSHRKHLLAREAEAANWTQRRQMYGGAATPAGGGKRDISPWLAPTMGFPPMSPMHHHHFRPLHVWGHPTLDQSLVHLWTKHPAHTTSQPPQPPQSTWGPPPANPSFWHHHHQRVSNGLTPGTPCFPQPIAPTRFRAAPVPGIPPHHHGTGGQSGPHPLIDFHPSKESIDAAIGDVLTKPWLPLPLGLKPPSTDSVLGELQRQGVPKIPPSCA